In Sphaeramia orbicularis chromosome 1, fSphaOr1.1, whole genome shotgun sequence, a genomic segment contains:
- the lonrf1 gene encoding LON peptidase N-terminal domain and RING finger protein 1 isoform X1, with translation MSLQPQAEEAQEERSAFFIGADSDDSSEDEEHQQLILHKANALASDNRLKDAIDLFSVAMRYGPVRPEQLSTFVDCILRNLKTKAAGPETRSRGQYSDEGDRSGDDVFDCPNCHNFLGEPVTIACGHTYCKRCLQRRLFSKCKLCDEALRGDVKTNVILCGQLEKWFPDDIKKARAIYEVDALCRKKRYQEAVSLATDVIQAADPESTAMVRLSRAEAYMGLKQYHLALKDTEFCPRSSCSAEALFWKAMVLYDIGRVDESLQVFLQCLAVDDAFPCAKRQVEKILCDLLSPADENVKVGLRETTQSTSPHLRSKNLVAGAQGQPASPVQRPEQHQARATSAHQPLDNQEKRWESLERPGLSRAHSLRIQGSNGNEECLKRVCSAPQLGDQEKGSLLKRKLSVSDTEHCIVDNGSSKHKKQGVAKSSKRQAAKAKVCRSVPGDQLDPNDLECSLCMRLFYEPVTTPCGHTFCKNCLERCLDHTPQCPLCKESLKEYLASRKYMVTSILDMLIKQYLRDEYAERVKAHQEETRELSDLTKNVPIFVCTMAYPTVPCPLHVFEPRYRLMIRRCMDTGTRQFGMCINDPQKGFADYGCMLIIRSVHFLPDGRSVVDTIGGKRFRVLSRGMKDGYSTADIKHLEDTKVKDREELEKLQDLHDAVYDQACVWFQNLKIRFHNQILQHFGPMPEREADIQATANGPAWCWWLLAVLPIDPRYQLSVLSMTSLRERLVKIQHILTYLQSIPNN, from the exons ATGTCGCTTCAACCACAAGCGGAGGAAGCACAAGAGGAGAGGAGTGCTTTCTTCATCGGCGCTGACTCAGACGATTCCTCGGAAGACGAAGAACACCAGCAACTTATACTACACAAAGCTAACGCGCTAGCATCGGATAACCGTCTCAAAGATGCTATTGATTTGTTTTCGGTGGCGATGCGTTACGGCCCTGTCAGACCTGAACAATTAAGCACTTTCGTGGACTGTATCCTCCGTAATTTGAAGACTAAAGCTGCTGGGCCAGAGACACGTTCTAGGGGACAGTATTCGGATGAAGGTGACAGATCGGGGGATGATGTGTTTGATTGTCCCAACTGTCATAACTTCTTGGGCGAACCAGTGACGATAGCATGTGGACATACTTACTGTAAGAGGTGTTTACAACGACGGCTGTTCTCTAAATGTAAGCTGTGCGATGAAGCCCTCAGGGGTGACGTGAAGACAAATGTAATACTATGTGGACAATTAGAAAAATGGTTCCCTGATGACATAAAAAAGGCAAGGGCTATATATGAAGTGGATGCTCTGTGCAGAAAGAAACGCTACCAAGAAGCTGTATCTCTAGCTACTGATGTTATTCAAGCTG CAGATCCAGAGTCGACAGCGATGGTGCGACTGTCTCGTGCAGAGGCGTACATGGGTCTAAAACAGTATCATCTGGCTTTGAAGGACACTGAATTTTGTCCTAGATCCAGCTGCTCTGCCGAA GCTTTGTTTTGGAAAGCCATGGTGCTATATGACATCGGTCGGGTGGATGAGTCACTTCAAGTCTTCCTCCAGTGCCTGGCTGTAGATGATGCCTTCCCTTGTGCTAAAAGACAAGTGGAAAAG ATTCTGTGTGACCTGCTTTCTCCGGCTGATGAGAATGTCAAAGTTGGTCTGAGAGAAACCACACAGAGCACATCACCACACTTGCGCAGTAAAAACCTCGTGGCTGGTGCCCAAGGTCAACCAGCGAGCCCAGTCCAAAGACCAGAACAACATCAGGCCCGTGCCACCTCAGCACACCAACCTCTGGATAACCAAGAG AAACGCTGGGAAAGCCTGGAGCGCCCTGGTCTGAGCAGAGCTCATTCACTACGAATCCAAGGCTCTAATGGCAATGAAGAGTGTCTGAAAAGAGTTTGCTCTGCTCCACAACTGGGGGATCAGGAAAAAGGGAGCCTCCTGAAGAGGAAACTGTCAGTGTCAGACACAGAACACTGCATTGTGGATAATGGAAGTAGCAAGCATAAAAAACAAG GTGTGGCAAAAAGCTCCAAACGTCAGGCTGCCAAAGCTAAAGTCTGTAGAAGTGTTCCTGGGGATCAGCTGGACCCCAATGACTTAGAGTGCTCTCTCTGCATGAG GTTATTCTATGAGCCTGTTACAACTCCATGTGGCCACACCTTTTGTAAAAACTGTCTGGAACGCTGTTTGGACCATACGCCCCAGTGCCCCCTCTGCAAAGAGAGCCTGAAAGAG tATCTAGCATCTAGGAAATACATGGTGACAAGTATCTTGGACATGTTGATCAAACAGTATTTGAGGGATGAGTATGCAGAGAGGGTTAAAGCTCATCAAGAGGAGACCAGAGAGCTTTCTGA TTTGACAAAGAATGTGCCTATCTTTGTGTGTACCATGGCTTACCCCACCGTGCCTTGCCCACTGCATGTCTTCGAACCACGATACCGCCTCATGATTCGCCGCTGCATGGACACTGGCACACGGCAGTTTGGGATGTGTATTAATGATCCTCAGAAAGG GTTTGCAGATTATGGTTGCATGCTGATCATCAGGAGTGTCCATTTCCTCCCTGATGGACGATCAGTAGTAGACACAATTGGAGGAAAACGCTTCCGGGTCCTTTCACGAGGAATGAAGGATGGCTACAGCACTGCTGACATTAAGCACTTGGAGGATACCAAG GTGAAGGACAGAGAGGAGTTAGAGAAACTTCAGGACCTCCATGATGCAGTGTATGATCAGgcctgtgtttggtttcaaaacctCAAGATTCGCTTCCACAACCAGATCTTGCAGCACTTCGGTCCAATGCCAGAACGAGAAGCTGACATTCAG GCGACTGCTAATGGTCCCGCCTGGTGCTGGTGGCTCCTGGCTGTCCTTCCTATTGACCCGCGGTACCAGCTCTCTGTCCTCTCCATGACCAGCCTCCGTGAACGTCTGGTCAAGATCCAGCACATCCTCACATATCTGCAAAGCATCCCCAACAACTAA
- the lonrf1 gene encoding LON peptidase N-terminal domain and RING finger protein 1 isoform X2, which produces MSLQPQAEEAQEERSAFFIGADSDDSSEDEEHQQLILHKANALASDNRLKDAIDLFSVAMRYGPVRPEQLSTFVDCILRNLKTKAAGPETRSRGQYSDEGDRSGDDVFDCPNCHNFLGEPVTIACGHTYCKRCLQRRLFSKCKLCDEALRGDVKTNVILCGQLEKWFPDDIKKARAIYEVDALCRKKRYQEAVSLATDVIQADPESTAMVRLSRAEAYMGLKQYHLALKDTEFCPRSSCSAEALFWKAMVLYDIGRVDESLQVFLQCLAVDDAFPCAKRQVEKILCDLLSPADENVKVGLRETTQSTSPHLRSKNLVAGAQGQPASPVQRPEQHQARATSAHQPLDNQEKRWESLERPGLSRAHSLRIQGSNGNEECLKRVCSAPQLGDQEKGSLLKRKLSVSDTEHCIVDNGSSKHKKQGVAKSSKRQAAKAKVCRSVPGDQLDPNDLECSLCMRLFYEPVTTPCGHTFCKNCLERCLDHTPQCPLCKESLKEYLASRKYMVTSILDMLIKQYLRDEYAERVKAHQEETRELSDLTKNVPIFVCTMAYPTVPCPLHVFEPRYRLMIRRCMDTGTRQFGMCINDPQKGFADYGCMLIIRSVHFLPDGRSVVDTIGGKRFRVLSRGMKDGYSTADIKHLEDTKVKDREELEKLQDLHDAVYDQACVWFQNLKIRFHNQILQHFGPMPEREADIQATANGPAWCWWLLAVLPIDPRYQLSVLSMTSLRERLVKIQHILTYLQSIPNN; this is translated from the exons ATGTCGCTTCAACCACAAGCGGAGGAAGCACAAGAGGAGAGGAGTGCTTTCTTCATCGGCGCTGACTCAGACGATTCCTCGGAAGACGAAGAACACCAGCAACTTATACTACACAAAGCTAACGCGCTAGCATCGGATAACCGTCTCAAAGATGCTATTGATTTGTTTTCGGTGGCGATGCGTTACGGCCCTGTCAGACCTGAACAATTAAGCACTTTCGTGGACTGTATCCTCCGTAATTTGAAGACTAAAGCTGCTGGGCCAGAGACACGTTCTAGGGGACAGTATTCGGATGAAGGTGACAGATCGGGGGATGATGTGTTTGATTGTCCCAACTGTCATAACTTCTTGGGCGAACCAGTGACGATAGCATGTGGACATACTTACTGTAAGAGGTGTTTACAACGACGGCTGTTCTCTAAATGTAAGCTGTGCGATGAAGCCCTCAGGGGTGACGTGAAGACAAATGTAATACTATGTGGACAATTAGAAAAATGGTTCCCTGATGACATAAAAAAGGCAAGGGCTATATATGAAGTGGATGCTCTGTGCAGAAAGAAACGCTACCAAGAAGCTGTATCTCTAGCTACTGATGTTATTCAAGCTG ATCCAGAGTCGACAGCGATGGTGCGACTGTCTCGTGCAGAGGCGTACATGGGTCTAAAACAGTATCATCTGGCTTTGAAGGACACTGAATTTTGTCCTAGATCCAGCTGCTCTGCCGAA GCTTTGTTTTGGAAAGCCATGGTGCTATATGACATCGGTCGGGTGGATGAGTCACTTCAAGTCTTCCTCCAGTGCCTGGCTGTAGATGATGCCTTCCCTTGTGCTAAAAGACAAGTGGAAAAG ATTCTGTGTGACCTGCTTTCTCCGGCTGATGAGAATGTCAAAGTTGGTCTGAGAGAAACCACACAGAGCACATCACCACACTTGCGCAGTAAAAACCTCGTGGCTGGTGCCCAAGGTCAACCAGCGAGCCCAGTCCAAAGACCAGAACAACATCAGGCCCGTGCCACCTCAGCACACCAACCTCTGGATAACCAAGAG AAACGCTGGGAAAGCCTGGAGCGCCCTGGTCTGAGCAGAGCTCATTCACTACGAATCCAAGGCTCTAATGGCAATGAAGAGTGTCTGAAAAGAGTTTGCTCTGCTCCACAACTGGGGGATCAGGAAAAAGGGAGCCTCCTGAAGAGGAAACTGTCAGTGTCAGACACAGAACACTGCATTGTGGATAATGGAAGTAGCAAGCATAAAAAACAAG GTGTGGCAAAAAGCTCCAAACGTCAGGCTGCCAAAGCTAAAGTCTGTAGAAGTGTTCCTGGGGATCAGCTGGACCCCAATGACTTAGAGTGCTCTCTCTGCATGAG GTTATTCTATGAGCCTGTTACAACTCCATGTGGCCACACCTTTTGTAAAAACTGTCTGGAACGCTGTTTGGACCATACGCCCCAGTGCCCCCTCTGCAAAGAGAGCCTGAAAGAG tATCTAGCATCTAGGAAATACATGGTGACAAGTATCTTGGACATGTTGATCAAACAGTATTTGAGGGATGAGTATGCAGAGAGGGTTAAAGCTCATCAAGAGGAGACCAGAGAGCTTTCTGA TTTGACAAAGAATGTGCCTATCTTTGTGTGTACCATGGCTTACCCCACCGTGCCTTGCCCACTGCATGTCTTCGAACCACGATACCGCCTCATGATTCGCCGCTGCATGGACACTGGCACACGGCAGTTTGGGATGTGTATTAATGATCCTCAGAAAGG GTTTGCAGATTATGGTTGCATGCTGATCATCAGGAGTGTCCATTTCCTCCCTGATGGACGATCAGTAGTAGACACAATTGGAGGAAAACGCTTCCGGGTCCTTTCACGAGGAATGAAGGATGGCTACAGCACTGCTGACATTAAGCACTTGGAGGATACCAAG GTGAAGGACAGAGAGGAGTTAGAGAAACTTCAGGACCTCCATGATGCAGTGTATGATCAGgcctgtgtttggtttcaaaacctCAAGATTCGCTTCCACAACCAGATCTTGCAGCACTTCGGTCCAATGCCAGAACGAGAAGCTGACATTCAG GCGACTGCTAATGGTCCCGCCTGGTGCTGGTGGCTCCTGGCTGTCCTTCCTATTGACCCGCGGTACCAGCTCTCTGTCCTCTCCATGACCAGCCTCCGTGAACGTCTGGTCAAGATCCAGCACATCCTCACATATCTGCAAAGCATCCCCAACAACTAA